In Opitutales bacterium, the DNA window ACTTCCTTGATCGGAAGTCCGCCAGAGCCAACCACTTTTTAATTTTTTAGCGCATCCCTATGGGATGGCTGTGACCTGGATTGGAAGAATGGACCTTCCTTTGTTTTGAAGTTGGTTTAGAAACTCTTCTTCTTTTCCATCTTCAATTCTGTATTTTGAATGAATACCGCCATTGGCTGGTTTTCTGAATTTCGTCTCCAGGCGACTGACTAAAGGGATAACGTCAAAGAAGAATCTTTTGGATAGCTCGACTAAACACTCGCCGCTTGTTGCTTCAGCTAACGCAACTAGGGCACTGGCATGAACTGTTCTCAGATGGTTTGTGTATTTCTTGTCATCTGGAAGTGCCAGGATAAATCCGTCTTTGGTGGACCTTTCGATGCCGATAAATGAGTTAAAGGGCAGTTCAGTAATTTCCATATTTTCGCACTATGCTTAGGTCCCTAGATAGTGGCGTTAAACGGTATTAGTGCCACCGGTTGGATATGGGTTGGGATCGGGTGGAGTATTAGTTGCGTCATGCCCCTTATTGTTGGAGAGTCGGCAGGTTCACGTGCTAAGGTGTAGCCCAGGTGGAACCGCTTGCAAAACTTTTCTCTGTGCCTTGCTGCCTCCGTGAGAGATTTCGAACGATGGGGGAATTGGAGAATGAGATGCATCAGCATAGGAGGGAGCTGAAGAACGCGGATAAGACGCGTAGTGTGATGGCGACAGCCATTGCTCTACTTGAGCTTTGATTCGCACGCCGGCAATCGCTCTTGCGATAACCCTACAAAACATCAGTTTGCGTGGCACTTCTTGTCACACCCCCGCTGGGAGTCACTCAGCAAAAAGCATTGACACGCCGAGGCCATTTCGATGCTTTTAATCTTTTTACGATTTAGCCATGAAACCCACTTTCATACCCTCAAAACTACGCCGCGCGCGCAAATTTGGTTTCCGCAAAAGAAATTCTACTGCCTCTGGGCGCAAGGTCATCAAGGCCCGTCGCCAGAAGGGCCGCTGGAGTCTCACTGCGTCCGTACGCCGCAACCGGGCGAAATAATTGACGCCGTGCGCTTGAATGCGCAGCGACGGATTCGGAAGCAGTCCGAATTCACTTTGCTTAGAACCGAAGGTAAACGACTCACCTTCGGTTCTTTTGTATTTCAATGGCTCGCCACGGAACGCCCTACAAGCCGAGTGGGAGTGATCGCATCGAAACGCGTGGGCAATGCCGTCATGCGTGCCCTGGCCAAACGTCGCCTACGTGCCTTTTACATGCGGCACGCTCATAATTTCAACAAATCCGTAGACCTCGTGCTCGTCGCACGGCGTCACTTAATCGACAAACCGTTCAAGGATACCGAAACTCAATTTCTTGCGGCCTGTCGCAAGGCCGGACTGATCGATGAGTCCGTGCCGTCGGCGATAAAAGAATGATCGACCCTCTCTAGCGAATTCCTTTCTCTCTCCCGTTTTCTCGCATACATGGACAAGAAGAATACCACCATCGGCCTCCTCTGCTTTATCGCAGGCATGGCCCTCATGATTTACACGCAGCCGCAGAGTTCGCCCCCCGCACCCACACTGGCCGAACCTCCTGCCCCCGCTGACCCTTCGAGTCCCCCAGTCCCGGTTGCCACGGAGGCACCCACGCCATCTGTTATCGACGGTTCCGTTGCACCAGCCGAAGCCTTGAAGGCTCCCGAACAAGCCAGCACAGAGCCGATTCAAACCACCCTCGCGCGCACACCGCGCATCCGTTTGGAAAACGAATTCATC includes these proteins:
- a CDS encoding DUF4442 domain-containing protein; this encodes MEITELPFNSFIGIERSTKDGFILALPDDKKYTNHLRTVHASALVALAEATSGECLVELSKRFFFDVIPLVSRLETKFRKPANGGIHSKYRIEDGKEEEFLNQLQNKGRSILPIQVTAIP
- the rpmH gene encoding 50S ribosomal protein L34, with the protein product MKPTFIPSKLRRARKFGFRKRNSTASGRKVIKARRQKGRWSLTASVRRNRAK
- the rnpA gene encoding ribonuclease P protein component, producing MLRTEGKRLTFGSFVFQWLATERPTSRVGVIASKRVGNAVMRALAKRRLRAFYMRHAHNFNKSVDLVLVARRHLIDKPFKDTETQFLAACRKAGLIDESVPSAIKE